The following proteins are co-located in the Flammeovirga kamogawensis genome:
- a CDS encoding class I SAM-dependent methyltransferase: MKKDRFDGVAFIYDALAYLVFGKSITSIQSIHFDKISLGRRILFIGGGTGKLLLEIDKRLQPSEIVYIEMSPKMMELSKKHIVSAPITYVTDSYEVAKNYGQFDLIITNFFLDVLQEKALKTFISTTPSLLNKRGLWLISDFRIARKKPLKYLHKFLHWSMITFFKVTANLQNTTLYNYVELITTNNFRIKATATTYKKMIFSVLVEKK; encoded by the coding sequence ATGAAAAAAGATAGATTTGATGGAGTAGCGTTTATTTATGATGCACTCGCCTATCTTGTTTTTGGCAAATCAATAACGTCCATTCAAAGCATACATTTTGATAAAATAAGCCTAGGTAGGCGTATCCTTTTTATAGGGGGTGGTACTGGTAAATTACTTCTAGAAATTGATAAAAGGTTACAGCCTTCAGAGATTGTTTATATTGAGATGTCTCCTAAAATGATGGAGCTTTCAAAAAAACATATTGTTTCTGCACCAATAACTTATGTTACCGATAGTTATGAAGTTGCTAAAAACTATGGGCAATTTGATTTAATTATCACAAACTTCTTTTTAGACGTACTACAGGAAAAAGCTTTAAAAACATTCATTTCAACCACTCCATCTCTATTAAATAAAAGAGGGTTATGGCTCATATCAGATTTCCGAATAGCACGTAAAAAACCATTAAAATACTTACATAAATTTCTTCATTGGAGTATGATTACTTTTTTTAAAGTAACCGCTAATCTTCAAAATACCACTTTATATAATTACGTTGAACTCATTACCACCAATAATTTTAGAATAAAAGCAACTGCTACAACGTATAAGAAAATGATCTTTTCTGTTTTAGTTGAAAAAAAATAA
- the hemF gene encoding oxygen-dependent coproporphyrinogen oxidase, producing MKTIQSSEIIAWFKGLQNDICRDLELIDGKAKFQEDLWERPGGGGGRTRVIKGGKVIEKGGVNFSLVEGQLSEPMSKALKVNAADTFKATGVSIVLHPKSPMVPIIHMNVRYFELSSGEYWFGGGIDLTPHYVDKEAAKLFHSHLFDACENSKFGYYERFKKWADDYFFIPHREETRGIGGIFFDRLHHEKEGLNPDQLWHFVQDVGESFIPAYKEQVLRAKDKDFGKQELLWQRLRRGRYAEFNLVWDRGTKFGLESNGRTESILMSLPPEANWEYDHQVKEGSKEEETLSLLKKGINWLG from the coding sequence ATGAAAACAATCCAAAGTAGCGAAATTATAGCATGGTTTAAAGGCCTGCAAAACGATATATGTAGAGATTTAGAGTTAATTGATGGAAAAGCTAAATTTCAGGAAGATTTATGGGAACGCCCTGGTGGTGGTGGCGGAAGAACTCGTGTTATTAAAGGTGGAAAAGTTATAGAAAAAGGTGGTGTAAACTTTTCTTTAGTAGAAGGGCAGTTAAGCGAACCTATGTCTAAAGCATTAAAAGTAAATGCAGCGGATACCTTTAAGGCAACTGGTGTTTCTATTGTGCTTCACCCTAAGAGTCCGATGGTGCCAATAATCCATATGAACGTTCGTTATTTTGAGTTATCTAGTGGAGAATATTGGTTTGGTGGAGGAATAGACCTTACACCACATTATGTTGATAAAGAAGCTGCAAAATTATTTCATAGCCATTTATTTGATGCGTGCGAAAATTCTAAATTTGGTTATTACGAACGTTTTAAAAAATGGGCCGATGATTATTTCTTTATCCCTCATAGAGAAGAAACTAGAGGAATTGGTGGTATCTTTTTTGACCGTCTGCATCATGAAAAAGAAGGTTTAAATCCAGACCAATTATGGCATTTTGTTCAAGATGTTGGAGAATCTTTTATCCCGGCATATAAAGAACAAGTGCTTAGAGCTAAAGATAAAGACTTTGGAAAGCAAGAGTTATTATGGCAACGCCTAAGAAGAGGCCGTTATGCAGAATTTAATCTTGTGTGGGATAGAGGAACAAAGTTTGGTTTGGAAAGTAATGGTAGAACAGAATCAATTTTAATGAGTTTACCACCCGAAGCAAATTGGGAATACGACCATCAGGTAAAAGAAGGTTCTAAAGAAGAAGAAACATTATCTCTTCTTAAAAAAGGAATTAATTGGTTAGGATAA
- a CDS encoding 5-formyltetrahydrofolate cyclo-ligase — MIALKKKLRKEIIAKRNQLTPSEVLLAEEYIAAAFWDQVPQGAAVLHTYLPINKEASTYKIIKKALALGWKVVVPKTLPNRELKHLILHSVEHLREERFGTLIPAIEEEYTGDFDHVLVPGVAFSSNLGRMGYGGGYYDTFLSTKKNTKKWGIGYSFQMNENLPLEEHDVKMDALIIAPVN; from the coding sequence TTGATAGCGTTAAAGAAAAAATTACGAAAAGAAATAATTGCTAAAAGAAATCAACTTACGCCTAGTGAAGTACTTTTAGCCGAAGAATATATTGCAGCAGCATTCTGGGATCAAGTACCCCAAGGTGCTGCTGTTTTACATACTTACCTACCCATAAATAAAGAGGCATCTACTTATAAAATAATAAAGAAAGCTTTGGCATTGGGGTGGAAAGTTGTAGTGCCTAAAACGTTGCCTAATAGAGAGTTAAAGCATTTAATACTTCATAGTGTAGAACATTTAAGAGAAGAACGTTTTGGTACATTAATACCAGCTATAGAAGAAGAGTACACAGGAGATTTTGATCATGTACTCGTTCCGGGAGTGGCTTTTTCTTCTAATTTAGGACGCATGGGGTACGGTGGCGGCTACTATGACACCTTCTTATCAACAAAAAAAAATACAAAGAAATGGGGTATTGGATATTCGTTCCAAATGAATGAAAATTTACCTTTAGAAGAACACGATGTGAAGATGGATGCATTAATAATAGCTCCTGTAAACTAA
- the coaBC gene encoding bifunctional phosphopantothenoylcysteine decarboxylase/phosphopantothenate--cysteine ligase CoaBC yields the protein MDSILKGKKILIGVTGGIAAYKIALLVRLFKKQKAEVQVIMTEAAKQFITPVTLSTLSENPVLTQYANEETGEWNSHVKLGLWADLMIIAPATANTMAKMANGLCDNLLMATYLSARCPVMIAPAMDLDMFVHPSTTRNINILTSYGHLIVDAEEGELASGLVGKGRMAEPEHILDAVTSFFSPKKELPLSGKKAIITAGPTKEKIDPVRFITNGSTGKMGYAIAEELAQQGAEVTIISGPVQVCASNNINIIPVASAEDMYKAVDSIFDTADICIFTAAVADYTPLNYSDSKIKKKDGDLDIKMKRTIDIAKTMGERKKEHQITVGFALETDNELANAKGKLTKKNVDFVVLNSLKEKGAGFGHDTNKVVIVSADKTKELPLLSKVEVAEHIVKEIILRKK from the coding sequence ATGGACTCAATTCTAAAGGGAAAAAAAATACTAATTGGAGTGACTGGCGGTATTGCAGCATACAAAATTGCTTTACTTGTCAGATTATTTAAAAAGCAAAAAGCAGAAGTTCAGGTTATTATGACGGAAGCTGCAAAGCAATTCATTACTCCTGTTACATTATCAACATTATCAGAAAACCCTGTTTTAACGCAATATGCTAACGAAGAAACGGGAGAATGGAACAGCCATGTAAAACTTGGCTTATGGGCAGATTTAATGATTATTGCTCCTGCAACTGCTAATACTATGGCAAAAATGGCCAATGGTTTATGCGATAATCTTTTAATGGCTACCTATCTTTCTGCAAGATGCCCTGTAATGATTGCTCCTGCTATGGATTTAGATATGTTTGTGCACCCTTCAACTACTAGAAATATAAATATACTTACTTCTTACGGGCATTTAATTGTTGATGCGGAAGAAGGTGAGTTAGCAAGTGGACTTGTAGGAAAAGGTAGAATGGCGGAACCAGAACATATACTAGACGCTGTTACCTCGTTTTTCTCTCCTAAAAAAGAACTACCTCTTTCTGGTAAAAAAGCAATTATCACAGCTGGTCCTACCAAAGAAAAAATTGACCCTGTTCGTTTTATTACAAATGGGTCTACTGGTAAAATGGGCTATGCTATTGCAGAAGAATTAGCACAACAAGGTGCAGAAGTCACTATTATTTCAGGACCTGTTCAAGTTTGTGCATCAAACAATATTAATATCATTCCTGTAGCTTCTGCAGAAGACATGTATAAAGCTGTAGATAGTATTTTTGATACTGCTGATATTTGTATTTTTACTGCCGCTGTTGCAGACTATACTCCTTTAAATTATTCAGATTCTAAAATCAAGAAGAAAGACGGTGATTTAGATATTAAAATGAAACGTACCATCGATATTGCAAAAACAATGGGTGAACGTAAAAAAGAACATCAAATTACTGTTGGATTTGCTTTAGAAACTGACAATGAATTAGCCAATGCTAAAGGTAAACTGACTAAGAAAAATGTTGACTTTGTTGTTTTAAATAGCTTAAAAGAAAAAGGTGCTGGCTTTGGACATGACACTAATAAAGTAGTGATTGTTTCGGCTGATAAAACAAAAGAACTTCCTCTGCTTTCTAAAGTTGAAGTTGCCGAACATATCGTCAAAGAAATCATACTAAGGAAAAAATAA
- a CDS encoding DNA-directed RNA polymerase subunit omega: protein MPKASIVTRDLTDLTKDTHNIYESIVIAGKRSRQISSRLKDELNAKLSEFATTVDNLEEVQENREQIEISRFYERMPKATSLAIEELIEDKIFFTKVDDNF from the coding sequence ATGCCTAAAGCATCAATAGTAACTCGCGATTTAACAGATTTGACAAAAGATACACATAACATCTATGAGTCAATCGTTATTGCTGGAAAACGTTCTAGACAGATTTCTTCTCGTTTAAAAGATGAGTTGAATGCTAAATTGTCTGAATTTGCTACTACAGTGGATAATCTTGAAGAAGTTCAAGAAAACCGCGAGCAAATCGAGATTTCTCGTTTTTACGAGCGTATGCCTAAAGCAACATCTTTAGCAATAGAGGAGTTGATCGAGGATAAGATCTTTTTTACAAAGGTAGATGACAATTTCTAA
- a CDS encoding UbiA prenyltransferase family protein, which translates to MGWIKYLYNHIQALSLDVAIGAIFCCMFLAKINNTIIPTNVYFALGIAVWVIYTLDHLLDAHSIQHTAHTFRHAFHQRYKKTLSSLCALLILIGLVLTFFYVPKIIFYHGVILGVLVGIYLLIINLQSLPFSTFKEFTVALIYSCGVALPVFSLSETLTPQYYLFTFTFFILAAINLLEFALFDYESDTKDNLLSAARKLGYKYIKWRINTLIILFFGMISLCYYLFWNTPLLLAINVLLLMGICLIIIYLKADFFSKDDYFRIFGDFVFLFPLLYLCL; encoded by the coding sequence ATGGGTTGGATAAAATATCTTTATAATCATATACAAGCGTTAAGCCTCGATGTTGCTATTGGGGCTATTTTTTGTTGTATGTTTTTAGCTAAAATCAATAATACTATTATTCCAACCAATGTATATTTTGCTTTAGGAATTGCCGTTTGGGTAATCTACACATTAGATCATCTATTAGATGCACATTCCATACAACATACTGCGCATACATTTAGACATGCCTTCCATCAGCGTTATAAAAAAACTTTAAGTAGCCTTTGTGCACTACTAATCCTTATTGGTTTAGTCCTCACTTTCTTTTATGTTCCTAAAATAATCTTCTATCATGGAGTCATTCTTGGAGTTTTAGTAGGCATTTACTTACTAATTATCAACTTACAATCGCTACCGTTCTCTACTTTTAAAGAGTTTACAGTAGCCTTAATATACAGTTGTGGTGTTGCTTTACCTGTTTTTAGCTTAAGCGAAACCCTAACACCTCAATATTATCTCTTTACCTTCACCTTTTTTATACTAGCAGCCATTAATTTATTAGAATTTGCCTTATTTGATTATGAATCAGATACTAAGGATAATTTATTGTCTGCTGCTAGAAAACTGGGTTACAAATACATTAAATGGAGAATAAATACTTTAATTATTTTATTCTTTGGTATGATTTCCCTCTGTTATTACCTCTTTTGGAACACCCCTCTTTTACTAGCTATAAATGTGTTGTTACTTATGGGAATATGCCTAATTATTATTTACCTTAAGGCTGATTTTTTTTCTAAAGATGATTATTTTAGAATCTTTGGCGACTTTGTTTTCCTCTTTCCACTACTCTATTTATGTTTATGA
- a CDS encoding translocation/assembly module TamB domain-containing protein — MSFSQIPQIQSVLIDNLTTAITEKTKHPTTIKSVDIDWFDTWTLNKVQILDLDSIPLIEVGTVKLDFSFIKLIYNDDNYIHVEETTLQDVNVEMTMDSGVDSMNNMTKWIQYLSGDPRGIHRFEHKEPGNIHLEFDKVYLRNARYFLLNSTVPHREKGRFDVNDMEFLDINADVSHLKIVRDTIAMDIKNLSALERRSKLKIEDLDSYLGISSTGLTLSNLKGDIGSSSVRGLIDLQYDDYSDYNDFYHCVVMNVDLKKSVLHTDDLSNFFVYFDSIHDYIAGDVKLKGKVNSFKLQDTNLRFGGGSRVRGDFVFDKVMADERTWMNLAFEPSYYYVQDLLPYIPEFTQEYISMFGSVSLDGDFQGTLDDFELDAIVDSEHGKLNPIMDISMKEEEYKGYLKIDSLDLNGVFGYKWLGELDFEGDIDGKGFTIDKMKLKVNANVNRLGINGYTYRNIALDSTYIKEKYFKGGLLVNDPNLKFFYRGLFDFNDSTFDFKAGINVPNFKKINLADKDVGLITNIEASFDKVIDTGISGGVNFYGTKVFNKEKELNIERLMAVTKVMGNGLRLLNIESDFLEFNMAGFFNVSNLSRDLSELYSESKLSILGSEKEKESYYAKKERKVEKKGILNYSVDAELTIINVNDLFSIFTDSINIANKSKVIFEADFGRRQGVDAKLRSDHISFYGVELDSNQLNYFTEKNHLEQSFNTSINVMSKHQNVNGVASKDFSFDAFSLEDKIIFDTKTNFYELSTALNLKGDIGIERDSMIFRLPQSEIYWEGETWTTASNLPSKVVIYPDGVRFQDFNLTNAADGFVFLNGRVQKDIEEPLHLKANSLDLTYFEKYYEQEIKGTVDSLDVFIEDVFTDPRVYGHVDVDSLDIDNYYLGDVNGQSSWTKEALNVNLQILDSAKQKFHLIGGYYPQKIGNELDLKLEVNDLPIGIFQPFIDEVVEKLEGDVTGWIKISGTKDKPKLWGNVFAQEGIIQLVYLNVEYKFGDIGSLAKIQVRPDKIVTSDLKVMDEYGHFAFINGGVKYQEGFKDLLIDLGVDFDDFFIMKKEEKGNDLFYGTAFGTGDIKITGPFDDIAIDVNATTNKRTKIYIPLNAIDYNETDPYIVYVKSDSLKKVEAQKEHKEEELSTGIQQANFQVNMNLDITPDAYCEMIFDKKSGDIIRGNGLGKLQMKIDKNRDFEMFGNVEIVKGAYNFTMRVAEFNLVDKKFVINKGSTLQWNGDPFAAQMDIVAKYEQRVSLLPLIDIQDSTVRSAPEITKRYPVDVDLMIKGQLSAPELGFDIDIHDYPATVVTESGPISLESYVAGFEERIHRDEQELNRQVFGLIVLRQLLANDSYDGFGQTASSSVSELLTNQLSYILSQVNENFEVDLDMSGLDREALQNLQMRLSYTFAQGKVRVTRDGGFTDSQNQTTAASVLGDWTVEVVLSQDGALRAKFYQKYRQDVYITSTNQDNTSLTGASVMHTKSFDSFKQITSPSTTKDLTEKPKGYRKHLRQKRREEKKKKKQNRHENNPK, encoded by the coding sequence ATGAGTTTTTCACAAATACCACAAATCCAATCGGTTTTAATAGACAACCTAACAACGGCAATTACCGAAAAAACAAAACACCCAACTACTATTAAAAGTGTTGATATTGATTGGTTTGATACATGGACCTTGAATAAGGTGCAAATTTTAGATTTAGATAGCATTCCATTAATTGAAGTAGGCACAGTTAAACTAGATTTCTCTTTTATTAAGCTCATCTATAACGATGATAATTACATTCATGTAGAAGAGACCACACTTCAAGATGTTAATGTAGAAATGACCATGGATTCTGGGGTTGACTCTATGAACAACATGACGAAATGGATTCAGTATTTATCTGGAGATCCAAGGGGGATTCATCGTTTTGAGCATAAAGAACCAGGAAATATTCACTTAGAATTTGATAAAGTCTACTTACGTAATGCTCGTTATTTTTTATTAAATAGCACAGTTCCTCATAGAGAAAAAGGTCGTTTTGATGTAAATGATATGGAATTTTTAGATATCAATGCAGATGTATCTCACTTAAAAATTGTGAGAGATACTATTGCTATGGATATCAAAAATTTAAGTGCGTTAGAGCGTAGAAGTAAACTAAAAATTGAAGACTTAGATAGTTACCTCGGCATATCCTCTACAGGGTTAACATTAAGTAATTTAAAAGGAGATATCGGTTCTAGTAGTGTAAGAGGTTTAATTGACCTCCAATACGATGATTATTCTGATTACAACGATTTCTACCATTGTGTAGTAATGAATGTAGACCTTAAAAAGTCCGTTTTACATACCGATGACCTGTCTAACTTTTTTGTATACTTTGATTCTATTCACGATTACATAGCCGGAGATGTTAAACTAAAAGGCAAAGTAAATAGCTTTAAATTACAAGATACCAATCTGAGATTTGGAGGAGGAAGTAGAGTGAGAGGAGATTTTGTGTTTGATAAGGTAATGGCAGACGAACGCACTTGGATGAACTTGGCATTTGAACCGTCTTATTATTATGTACAAGATCTTTTACCCTATATACCAGAATTTACACAAGAATATATAAGTATGTTTGGTAGTGTATCTTTAGATGGAGATTTTCAAGGTACTTTAGACGATTTTGAATTAGATGCAATTGTAGATTCTGAACATGGAAAGTTAAATCCAATAATGGATATTTCTATGAAGGAGGAAGAATATAAAGGCTATTTAAAAATAGATAGCTTAGATTTAAATGGTGTTTTTGGCTATAAATGGTTAGGTGAGCTAGACTTTGAAGGAGATATTGATGGTAAAGGTTTTACTATTGATAAAATGAAATTGAAAGTAAATGCTAACGTCAACCGTTTAGGTATAAATGGATATACATACAGAAATATAGCCCTAGATAGTACGTACATTAAGGAGAAATATTTTAAAGGAGGACTGTTGGTAAACGATCCTAATTTAAAGTTTTTCTATCGAGGTCTTTTTGATTTTAATGATAGTACTTTCGATTTTAAAGCAGGCATAAATGTCCCGAACTTCAAAAAAATAAACCTTGCAGACAAAGATGTTGGCTTAATAACGAATATAGAAGCCTCTTTTGATAAAGTTATTGACACAGGAATTTCTGGAGGAGTTAATTTTTACGGAACTAAAGTTTTTAATAAAGAGAAAGAACTTAATATAGAACGCTTAATGGCGGTTACCAAAGTGATGGGGAACGGACTTAGGTTACTAAATATTGAATCTGATTTTCTTGAATTTAATATGGCAGGGTTCTTTAATGTTTCTAACTTAAGTAGAGATTTATCCGAACTGTATTCAGAATCTAAGCTATCAATTCTTGGTAGTGAAAAAGAGAAAGAAAGCTATTACGCTAAGAAAGAACGTAAAGTAGAGAAAAAAGGAATTTTAAATTATTCTGTTGATGCTGAACTGACAATTATTAATGTAAATGATCTGTTCTCCATTTTTACAGATAGTATTAATATCGCCAATAAATCAAAAGTAATTTTTGAAGCTGATTTTGGAAGGCGACAAGGTGTAGATGCAAAATTACGTAGTGATCATATTTCATTTTATGGAGTAGAGTTAGACTCTAATCAATTAAATTATTTTACAGAGAAAAACCATTTAGAGCAGAGCTTTAATACTTCTATTAATGTAATGTCTAAACATCAAAATGTTAATGGCGTAGCGTCAAAAGATTTCTCTTTCGATGCGTTTTCTTTAGAAGATAAAATCATATTTGATACAAAAACCAATTTTTATGAGCTTAGCACTGCACTTAATCTAAAAGGTGATATAGGTATTGAGCGTGATAGCATGATTTTTAGGTTGCCTCAATCAGAAATTTATTGGGAAGGCGAAACTTGGACAACAGCCTCAAATTTACCATCTAAAGTTGTAATTTATCCAGATGGTGTTCGTTTTCAAGATTTTAACCTTACCAATGCAGCAGACGGATTTGTCTTCCTAAACGGTCGTGTTCAAAAAGATATTGAAGAACCTCTTCATCTAAAAGCAAATAGCTTAGACTTAACTTATTTCGAGAAGTATTACGAACAAGAAATTAAAGGTACTGTTGATAGTTTAGATGTTTTTATAGAAGATGTTTTTACAGACCCTAGAGTATATGGCCATGTAGATGTTGATAGTTTAGATATTGATAATTATTACTTGGGTGATGTAAATGGGCAGTCTTCATGGACAAAAGAGGCATTGAATGTGAACCTTCAGATTTTAGATAGTGCCAAACAAAAATTTCATCTAATAGGAGGGTATTATCCTCAAAAAATTGGTAATGAACTAGATTTAAAACTAGAAGTAAATGACTTACCAATTGGTATTTTTCAGCCTTTTATTGATGAGGTTGTAGAAAAATTAGAAGGTGATGTAACAGGTTGGATAAAGATCTCAGGTACAAAAGATAAACCAAAACTTTGGGGTAATGTATTCGCACAAGAGGGCATTATTCAATTGGTATACCTAAATGTGGAGTATAAATTTGGAGATATAGGTTCTTTAGCAAAAATTCAGGTTCGGCCAGATAAAATTGTTACAAGCGATTTAAAAGTAATGGATGAATATGGGCATTTTGCTTTTATTAATGGCGGGGTAAAGTATCAAGAGGGCTTTAAAGATTTACTAATAGATTTAGGTGTTGATTTTGACGACTTCTTTATAATGAAGAAAGAGGAGAAAGGTAATGATCTTTTTTATGGAACTGCATTTGGTACTGGTGATATAAAAATTACAGGACCTTTTGATGATATTGCTATTGATGTAAATGCAACAACCAATAAGCGAACAAAGATATATATACCATTAAATGCCATTGATTATAATGAGACAGACCCATATATTGTTTATGTAAAAAGTGATTCTTTAAAGAAAGTAGAAGCACAAAAAGAACATAAAGAAGAAGAACTGTCAACAGGAATTCAGCAAGCCAATTTCCAGGTAAATATGAACTTAGATATTACTCCTGATGCGTATTGCGAAATGATTTTTGATAAGAAATCAGGCGATATTATTCGAGGAAATGGCCTTGGGAAATTGCAAATGAAAATTGATAAGAACAGAGATTTTGAGATGTTTGGTAATGTTGAAATCGTAAAAGGAGCTTACAATTTTACAATGCGAGTTGCAGAGTTTAACCTAGTGGATAAAAAGTTTGTAATTAATAAAGGTTCAACACTCCAATGGAATGGTGATCCATTTGCAGCACAGATGGATATTGTTGCTAAATACGAACAAAGAGTAAGTTTATTACCTTTAATTGATATTCAAGATAGTACGGTAAGGAGTGCTCCAGAAATTACAAAAAGGTATCCTGTAGATGTAGACCTTATGATTAAAGGGCAGTTATCTGCACCTGAACTTGGTTTTGATATCGATATTCATGATTACCCAGCAACGGTAGTGACAGAGTCTGGCCCAATTTCTTTAGAAAGTTATGTAGCAGGTTTTGAAGAAAGAATACACAGAGATGAACAAGAATTAAATAGACAGGTTTTTGGACTAATTGTATTAAGACAATTATTGGCCAACGATTCTTATGATGGATTTGGGCAAACGGCCTCCAGTAGTGTAAGTGAATTATTGACCAACCAATTAAGCTATATTCTCTCCCAAGTGAATGAAAACTTTGAGGTAGATTTAGACATGAGTGGTTTGGATAGAGAGGCATTACAAAACTTACAAATGAGGTTGTCTTACACTTTTGCACAAGGTAAAGTAAGGGTAACAAGAGATGGCGGTTTTACTGATAGTCAGAATCAAACTACGGCAGCCTCTGTATTAGGAGATTGGACCGTAGAAGTTGTTTTATCACAAGATGGAGCGTTAAGAGCAAAATTTTATCAAAAATACCGACAAGATGTTTATATCACTTCAACCAACCAGGATAATACATCTTTAACAGGAGCGAGTGTTATGCATACCAAAAGTTTTGATAGTTTTAAACAAATTACTTCTCCGTCAACAACAAAAGACTTAACAGAAAAGCCTAAAGGATATAGAAAACACCTCAGACAAAAAAGGCGAGAAGAAAAGAAAAAGAAGAAACAGAATAGACATGAAAACAATCCAAAGTAG
- a CDS encoding ABC transporter ATP-binding protein gives MIIINNLTFGYSRRKILYNDLELELKEGNIYGLLGENGAGKSTLLMLIAGLKTPFTGTVNIGGHFASDASPEFLREIFFIPEEMTFPNVTIEKYLSVLAPFYPKFDRTAFFEMITEFGLEPSMNLHNMSYGQKKKALISYGLASNTKLLLMDEPTNGLDIPSKSQFRKLVAKYMTDDRIFLISTHQVRDLESLIDPIVIVDSGKVVFNETLDYITEKLVFTVAEKVDQSDVIYTERGVAEDKVVALNTNEDFSRVNLELLFNAVLTQKEGIKSALSK, from the coding sequence ATGATAATTATTAATAACCTTACTTTTGGATATTCGAGAAGGAAAATACTTTACAATGATTTAGAGCTTGAATTAAAAGAAGGAAATATATATGGTTTATTAGGTGAAAATGGAGCTGGTAAATCAACTTTACTGATGTTGATAGCAGGCTTAAAAACACCTTTTACAGGAACAGTAAATATTGGTGGTCATTTTGCTAGTGATGCATCTCCTGAGTTTTTAAGAGAAATTTTCTTTATTCCTGAAGAAATGACTTTCCCGAATGTTACCATAGAAAAATATTTATCTGTTTTAGCACCGTTTTATCCTAAGTTTGACCGAACAGCATTTTTCGAAATGATCACGGAGTTTGGTTTAGAACCATCGATGAACCTGCATAATATGTCATACGGACAAAAGAAGAAAGCATTAATTTCTTATGGTTTAGCTAGTAATACAAAATTGTTATTAATGGATGAACCGACTAATGGTTTAGATATTCCATCTAAAAGTCAGTTTAGAAAATTAGTAGCCAAATATATGACAGATGATAGAATATTTTTAATTTCTACGCATCAAGTACGTGATTTAGAAAGCTTAATTGATCCTATAGTTATAGTTGATAGTGGTAAAGTAGTCTTTAATGAAACATTAGACTATATCACAGAAAAGTTAGTGTTTACAGTAGCAGAAAAGGTAGATCAATCTGATGTTATTTATACGGAAAGGGGAGTGGCAGAAGATAAAGTTGTAGCACTTAATACTAACGAAGATTTTAGTAGAGTAAATCTAGAACTTCTTTTTAATGCTGTATTGACACAGAAAGAAGGAATAAAATCAGCCTTATCTAAATAA
- the porD gene encoding type IX secretion system protein PorD, giving the protein MKQILTLTFLILLGHLVNAQEFQATITINGERVQTNETQVFTEMQNAMQQFMTNQEWGDDRFEDVEKIKLNIMVTLGNASDVSSQSYTADVQIQSIRPIYNSSFETPMLNFLDSKWQFTYNNSDRLVYTRGAYTSEIVALLSFYSYITLGMDYDSFSPKGGSIYYEKALEIANLAEQNGRAGWSAFGDKRDRFYLAKDFMDPQFENFRLFLYAYHRQGLDIFDERPDEARDNIIKGLNDLKAVKKSIPISVTMDVFLASKGAEIANLFSKATTEQADQVGRILLELDPAHAGIYKKLLKTQ; this is encoded by the coding sequence ATGAAGCAAATACTAACACTTACATTCTTGATATTACTTGGACACCTTGTAAATGCACAAGAGTTCCAAGCAACAATTACTATTAATGGCGAACGTGTTCAGACCAATGAAACGCAAGTTTTTACTGAAATGCAAAATGCCATGCAGCAATTTATGACCAATCAAGAATGGGGAGATGACCGTTTTGAAGATGTTGAGAAAATTAAACTTAACATTATGGTTACGCTAGGAAATGCTTCAGATGTTTCTTCACAGAGTTATACTGCAGATGTTCAGATACAAAGTATCCGACCGATATACAACTCTTCTTTTGAAACACCAATGCTTAATTTTCTTGATTCTAAATGGCAGTTTACCTACAATAATTCTGACCGTTTAGTATATACAAGAGGAGCGTACACTTCTGAAATTGTTGCTTTATTAAGCTTCTACTCTTACATTACTTTAGGAATGGATTATGATTCTTTTAGTCCTAAAGGTGGTTCTATTTACTACGAAAAAGCGTTAGAAATTGCCAACCTTGCAGAACAAAATGGAAGAGCTGGTTGGTCTGCCTTTGGCGACAAGAGAGACCGTTTTTACCTTGCTAAAGATTTTATGGATCCTCAATTCGAGAATTTCAGATTGTTTCTTTATGCCTATCATCGTCAAGGTTTAGATATTTTTGACGAAAGACCTGATGAAGCAAGAGATAACATAATAAAAGGGCTGAACGATCTTAAAGCGGTAAAAAAGAGTATTCCAATTTCTGTAACTATGGATGTGTTTTTGGCATCTAAAGGTGCTGAAATTGCCAATCTATTCTCAAAAGCAACTACAGAGCAGGCAGATCAGGTAGGTAGAATACTTTTAGAGCTAGACCCTGCCCATGCTGGAATTTATAAAAAACTCTTAAAAACGCAGTAA